One Sphingomicrobium sp. XHP0239 DNA segment encodes these proteins:
- a CDS encoding recombinase family protein, protein MSGDARPRVCVYARVSTGRQATNDLSIPDQIARAEKWCEANNAELVATRIDAGASATDDNRPEFQRMIDAATSDDKPYDIIVVHSLSRIFRNAVHFMQYRAQLRRAKVRIVSITQEFGDDEASDLAMGMLALFDEYQSGETAKHTQRAMQKNAELGFWNGQTPPLGYRTYEAEKRGSKIKKKLELFDDEAFVVRKIFSLYLNGPPGELPLGITRLAGWLNKNGYKNRGKKFHVSNVQKILRNTAYVGVAFYNKRDTKLGVTRPEEEWIPIPVPPIVSEEDFQAVQARLVQKRPTMTPARVTTTSNLLIGLAKCGCDGDGCGGGMTLSTGKGGRYRYYACSNKARAGQTACKGNRITMTKLDEAVLDAIEARLLDPERLKALLAGWLDHSDQAISERRESLKSLRGRKTHLEAGLERLLDLVADGHFSSSDAIFSKKHGDLSSQLAQVKTDIVLLERQLASSDRRITRERIEQFAELLRDKLRGDDPAMRQAYARMIVERVEVGSDIIRITGGTNDIARGVGRVGTMQKGTVPTFERKWRTRQDSNL, encoded by the coding sequence ATGAGTGGTGATGCCCGGCCGAGAGTCTGCGTCTACGCGCGCGTATCGACGGGACGACAGGCCACGAACGACCTGTCGATCCCGGATCAGATCGCGCGCGCGGAAAAGTGGTGTGAGGCGAACAATGCCGAACTCGTAGCAACGAGGATCGATGCGGGTGCGTCGGCGACCGACGACAATCGTCCCGAATTCCAGCGGATGATCGACGCGGCTACGTCCGATGACAAGCCCTACGATATCATTGTCGTGCATTCGCTGTCGCGGATATTTCGCAACGCCGTTCACTTCATGCAGTATCGAGCGCAGCTTCGCCGCGCGAAGGTAAGGATCGTCTCGATCACGCAGGAGTTTGGCGATGACGAAGCGTCGGATCTCGCGATGGGGATGCTCGCTCTGTTTGACGAATATCAGTCGGGCGAGACGGCCAAGCATACGCAACGGGCAATGCAAAAAAATGCCGAACTGGGCTTCTGGAACGGTCAGACGCCGCCGCTTGGTTACCGAACCTATGAGGCGGAGAAGCGGGGCAGCAAGATCAAGAAGAAGCTTGAGTTGTTCGACGATGAGGCATTCGTGGTGCGGAAGATCTTCAGCCTCTATCTCAACGGACCGCCGGGCGAACTCCCGCTGGGCATCACGCGTCTCGCTGGGTGGCTCAATAAGAATGGCTACAAGAATCGCGGCAAGAAATTTCACGTTTCCAACGTGCAGAAGATTCTTCGCAATACGGCCTATGTCGGCGTCGCCTTCTACAACAAGCGAGATACCAAGCTGGGCGTGACACGACCGGAGGAAGAATGGATTCCGATCCCGGTTCCACCGATCGTATCGGAAGAAGACTTCCAAGCGGTCCAAGCGCGCTTGGTCCAAAAACGACCGACAATGACCCCAGCTCGGGTCACAACGACCAGCAATCTTCTGATCGGACTTGCGAAGTGCGGGTGTGACGGCGACGGCTGTGGCGGTGGCATGACCTTATCGACCGGCAAAGGTGGTCGGTATCGATATTACGCCTGTTCAAACAAAGCCCGCGCTGGCCAAACGGCATGCAAAGGCAACCGCATAACGATGACCAAACTGGATGAGGCGGTTCTCGACGCGATCGAGGCTCGACTTCTCGATCCAGAACGCTTGAAGGCCCTTCTGGCGGGATGGCTCGACCATTCCGATCAAGCCATCTCCGAACGACGCGAATCCTTGAAGTCGCTGCGCGGTCGCAAAACCCACCTCGAAGCTGGCCTCGAGCGGTTGCTCGATCTTGTGGCTGACGGTCATTTTTCATCAAGCGACGCCATTTTCTCGAAGAAGCATGGCGATCTCTCGTCCCAACTCGCTCAAGTGAAGACAGACATCGTGTTGCTGGAAAGGCAACTGGCCAGTTCGGACCGAAGGATCACTCGTGAACGGATTGAGCAATTCGCCGAGCTGCTTCGGGACAAGTTGCGTGGTGACGACCCTGCTATGCGACAAGCCTATGCAAGAATGATCGTCGAACGCGTCGAAGTGGGCTCGGACATCATAAGGATTACAGGAGGCACGAACGATATCGCCCGTGGCGTTGGTCGGGTGGGCACCATGCAAAAAGGCACAGTACCCACCTTCGAACGTAAATGGCGCACCCGACAGGATTCGAACCTGTGA
- a CDS encoding tyrosine-type recombinase/integrase, protein MTDLSRVGDRNRLKAEREPHWQRLRAGCFIGFRPSKRGGKGTWIARIYDDDKGRYQVKSLGDYGTLLGNEMFAAAKRDTEVLADLVESGGNVKIKFETVADVCGEYAKTRPDAAGRFRRHIYSDPIAKIKLGKLRRRHLQDWRKRLEAKPALVSRRKSGENIYRERAASSVNRDMAAVRAALATVLSPGDPKTDAAWQEALKPTPGADGRRTLYLDHSERKKLLENLDKEAAPFFRALCLLPLRPGALASLRVRNFEKRTSELTIGKDKKGKPRRIKIPSDAAKLMEEQVQNKMLNAPLFMRANGKQWDKNTWKVPIKAAAKKAGLSNETTAYSLRHSTITDLVTAGLPLLTIAQISGTSAEMIEKHYGHLISEAALKALATLAL, encoded by the coding sequence ATGACAGACCTGAGCAGAGTTGGTGACCGGAATAGGCTGAAGGCCGAGCGCGAGCCGCATTGGCAGCGGTTGCGAGCAGGGTGCTTTATCGGTTTTCGGCCTTCCAAACGTGGAGGCAAAGGCACATGGATTGCGCGGATATATGACGACGACAAGGGCCGTTATCAGGTCAAATCACTGGGGGACTACGGAACGCTTCTTGGGAATGAGATGTTTGCCGCCGCCAAAAGAGACACTGAGGTTCTCGCTGATCTCGTCGAAAGTGGCGGCAACGTAAAAATCAAGTTTGAAACCGTAGCGGATGTCTGCGGCGAATATGCCAAGACGAGGCCCGATGCGGCTGGCCGTTTCAGGCGGCACATCTACAGCGATCCTATCGCTAAGATAAAGCTGGGAAAGCTTCGCCGTCGCCATCTGCAAGACTGGCGGAAGCGCTTGGAAGCCAAGCCCGCATTGGTTTCTCGTCGTAAGAGTGGGGAAAACATCTACCGGGAGCGCGCAGCCTCTTCCGTTAATCGCGATATGGCTGCCGTTCGTGCGGCTCTAGCGACAGTTTTGTCTCCTGGAGACCCTAAAACAGATGCAGCTTGGCAAGAAGCATTGAAACCTACTCCCGGTGCTGATGGTCGTCGAACGCTCTACCTTGATCATTCTGAGCGCAAAAAGCTTCTTGAAAACCTCGACAAGGAAGCCGCGCCCTTCTTTCGCGCTTTATGCTTATTGCCGCTTCGGCCTGGAGCCTTGGCATCATTGCGTGTCCGCAATTTTGAAAAGCGGACAAGCGAACTGACCATTGGCAAGGACAAGAAAGGCAAACCGCGACGGATCAAGATACCGTCAGACGCCGCGAAACTTATGGAAGAACAAGTTCAGAACAAGATGCTCAATGCACCTTTGTTCATGCGAGCCAATGGCAAACAGTGGGACAAGAATACTTGGAAAGTACCAATCAAGGCAGCTGCAAAAAAAGCAGGCCTTAGCAATGAAACTACAGCGTATTCGCTCCGACATAGCACGATTACGGATCTCGTAACGGCCGGCTTGCCGCTCCTCACCATTGCGCAGATTTCGGGAACGTCTGCCGAAATGATCGAAAAACACTACGGTCACTTAATCAGCGAAGCAGCATTAAAGGCTTTGGCCACATTGGCCCTTTGA
- a CDS encoding helix-turn-helix domain-containing protein: MKYPIKNPDPNGNGSEPFAYTVEEAARIACLSRSTLYLALQDGTLVGRKAGRRTLIRPDDLWVFVKNLPLFGGDQSDGGE, encoded by the coding sequence ATGAAATACCCAATCAAGAACCCAGACCCGAACGGAAACGGATCTGAGCCATTTGCCTACACCGTCGAGGAAGCGGCCCGTATTGCCTGCCTTTCGAGATCGACGCTCTACCTCGCCTTGCAGGACGGAACTCTCGTCGGCCGGAAGGCTGGTCGTCGGACGCTCATTCGCCCGGACGATCTTTGGGTATTCGTGAAGAACCTGCCTCTTTTCGGCGGCGACCAATCCGACGGGGGCGAATGA
- a CDS encoding relaxase/mobilization nuclease domain-containing protein — translation MIVKRIRKKAPRKRRSLDEIRTIVNVLSTYVLNASAGRVLDADGENALASYVLDTQVLAGHVIEPGEKVDLHGTRCLEGSALVGLQRQMLAANLLTPGAVDPIEHYVMSWKSHERPALKEIEDAVDIFAQEMGYQDCQIVWATHSNTKNYHLHLVVNRIDLAKQKVVSPGNGWEIDRLHQVAALIEDAQGWSPERNAIYAACCGEVRERLTGKVMRRADGSRDGCATRKKTAPEKSRNPEFETIAEALRKARSWQDLHNRLNKVNAAYREKGSGAEIVIGKVRMKASDFGREFSYGEMTKKLGEFTPDPLREKDPYEDYLAALREERSRVREALNEALEQIKARRKFLEKKARVEKETYEAVIAEARLKLCFDLAEAEVKKAFDRSRATIAANKLRREAWYEANCPDPIKVGLPEMVFSPNILRDEAIASDYGLISRHRDHTVEYRDADGSLAVTDVGVVLIIHRIERNAVAASLAMANARGDRILVAGSKEFLDICKEVAKAKGYALVRENGEMLHDPAVVDRKVISSKAANKGKSRSAAPAQEKRGKAEPKKLEENQPERSVPRKKSTHFSRFPAPARDDENDELSDAVRLAVMNGRGKGSGL, via the coding sequence ATGATCGTCAAACGCATCCGCAAAAAAGCTCCCCGCAAGCGGCGCTCGCTCGACGAAATCCGAACGATCGTGAATGTGCTCTCAACCTACGTGCTGAACGCCAGCGCGGGCCGAGTACTGGACGCCGACGGCGAGAATGCGCTTGCGAGTTATGTGCTTGATACGCAAGTTCTCGCCGGCCATGTCATTGAGCCCGGGGAGAAGGTCGATCTGCACGGCACTCGTTGTTTAGAAGGGAGCGCGCTCGTCGGGCTTCAGCGCCAGATGCTCGCCGCCAATTTGCTCACGCCTGGCGCAGTCGATCCGATCGAGCATTACGTCATGAGCTGGAAATCGCACGAACGACCTGCCTTGAAAGAGATCGAGGACGCAGTAGACATCTTCGCGCAGGAGATGGGTTACCAAGATTGCCAGATCGTCTGGGCCACTCATTCAAACACAAAAAATTATCACCTTCATCTCGTGGTCAACAGGATCGACCTTGCGAAGCAAAAGGTGGTCAGCCCCGGCAATGGTTGGGAAATTGATCGACTTCACCAGGTCGCCGCGCTCATTGAAGATGCGCAAGGCTGGTCGCCCGAGCGGAACGCGATCTACGCCGCGTGCTGTGGCGAGGTCCGCGAACGCCTGACGGGAAAGGTCATGCGGCGCGCGGATGGGTCGCGCGATGGATGCGCCACCCGCAAAAAGACCGCTCCCGAGAAGTCGCGCAATCCAGAATTTGAGACGATTGCCGAAGCCTTGAGAAAAGCGCGAAGTTGGCAGGATCTGCACAATCGCCTCAACAAAGTGAATGCGGCATACCGCGAGAAAGGTTCGGGTGCAGAGATTGTCATCGGTAAGGTGCGGATGAAAGCGAGCGACTTCGGTCGGGAATTTTCTTACGGCGAGATGACGAAAAAGTTGGGAGAATTTACGCCCGATCCATTACGCGAAAAGGACCCGTACGAGGATTATCTGGCCGCGCTTCGCGAAGAACGTTCCCGCGTACGGGAAGCCCTGAACGAGGCGTTGGAGCAGATCAAAGCGAGACGCAAATTTTTAGAGAAAAAGGCCCGGGTCGAAAAAGAGACCTATGAAGCTGTGATTGCAGAAGCACGTCTCAAGTTATGCTTCGATTTGGCAGAGGCTGAGGTGAAAAAGGCCTTTGATCGCTCTCGCGCCACCATCGCCGCTAACAAGCTACGCCGCGAGGCGTGGTACGAGGCCAATTGCCCCGACCCCATCAAGGTCGGCCTTCCAGAGATGGTCTTCAGTCCGAACATCTTGCGAGACGAGGCGATCGCGAGTGACTACGGCCTGATTAGCCGCCATCGCGATCACACCGTGGAGTATCGCGATGCTGACGGCAGTCTCGCGGTCACCGATGTCGGTGTTGTTTTGATCATCCATCGGATCGAAAGGAATGCGGTCGCGGCCAGCCTGGCCATGGCAAACGCCCGCGGTGACCGCATTCTCGTCGCAGGCTCGAAGGAGTTCCTCGATATCTGTAAGGAAGTCGCGAAAGCAAAAGGATACGCCCTCGTGCGGGAAAACGGAGAGATGCTCCACGATCCAGCGGTCGTTGACAGAAAGGTTATTTCGTCAAAGGCAGCGAACAAAGGCAAGAGCAGATCCGCTGCGCCGGCCCAGGAGAAGCGCGGCAAGGCAGAACCGAAGAAGCTGGAAGAGAACCAGCCGGAAAGGTCCGTTCCAAGAAAGAAGTCGACCCATTTCTCGCGCTTTCCAGCGCCAGCCCGCGACGATGAGAACGATGAATTGAGCGATGCCGTGCGCTTGGCGGTTATGAATGGGCGAGGAAAAGGATCCGGCTTGTAA
- a CDS encoding DUF2231 domain-containing protein: MKSPSFLALLAASLLFVGPVQAHGDEKHGEEASAAPAATNGDVHDQAAMAQMGETADAGESSGAHDEAGAAHDEAGGHADESETGVMAVLKKLHPATIHFPIALFFMAAATELFVMRRKGAGLESAVRVLVYGGAIGAVVAVLFGWIHTGLWFGGDTVMQVHRWTGMLIAVLGIAMAYLASRPSQSRAWLRASIFSMAALVLIQGFLGGELAHGPDHLGVSWL; encoded by the coding sequence ATGAAATCCCCCTCATTTCTGGCGCTGCTCGCCGCAAGCCTGCTCTTCGTCGGACCCGTTCAGGCTCATGGCGACGAAAAGCACGGCGAAGAGGCGAGCGCCGCGCCTGCTGCCACCAATGGCGATGTGCACGACCAGGCGGCCATGGCGCAGATGGGCGAGACTGCGGATGCTGGCGAGTCCTCCGGCGCGCACGATGAAGCGGGCGCAGCCCATGACGAGGCCGGTGGCCATGCGGATGAGAGCGAAACCGGCGTCATGGCCGTACTGAAAAAGCTGCATCCGGCAACGATCCACTTCCCGATCGCCTTGTTTTTCATGGCTGCGGCCACCGAATTGTTCGTGATGCGCCGGAAAGGAGCGGGCCTGGAAAGTGCGGTGCGCGTACTCGTCTACGGCGGAGCAATCGGCGCAGTCGTCGCAGTTCTGTTCGGATGGATTCACACCGGTCTGTGGTTCGGCGGCGATACTGTCATGCAAGTCCATCGATGGACCGGTATGCTGATCGCGGTTCTCGGTATTGCGATGGCATACCTCGCGAGCAGGCCGAGCCAGAGCCGCGCATGGTTGCGCGCGTCGATCTTCTCCATGGCGGCACTCGTTCTCATCCAGGGGTTCCTTGGCGGCGAGCTCGCGCACGGACCGGACCATCTTGGCGTTTCGTGGCTCTGA
- a CDS encoding PepSY domain-containing protein, translating into MATPSLKLRLHVLGSKIHKWLAIFVGVQVLLWMGTGALMSFLDLEEVRSEHVVSREQEALPADAPLPAWVANDGTLAAVTTRSLDGDAVTEVRKVDGSVSLHDPVTGRKLSPISAATAKSIALRAWTGPRTTIEAARIVDDPIGTEFRGPFPAWQVTYADEASTRIYIDAASSTLGAARSDTWRLFDFIWGLHIMDWTERDRINSWWLLLFGIGGTIIALSGFVLLANRMPRLRRRAKKSKLA; encoded by the coding sequence TTGGCAACGCCGTCGCTGAAGCTGCGCCTGCATGTGCTCGGCAGCAAGATCCACAAATGGCTGGCGATTTTCGTCGGTGTCCAGGTTCTCTTGTGGATGGGAACCGGCGCCCTCATGTCGTTTCTCGACCTGGAAGAAGTTCGCTCCGAACATGTCGTTTCGCGTGAACAAGAGGCGCTGCCCGCCGATGCCCCGCTCCCGGCCTGGGTCGCAAACGACGGTACTCTTGCAGCGGTAACGACACGTTCGCTCGACGGCGATGCCGTGACCGAGGTCCGCAAGGTTGACGGTAGCGTGAGCCTCCACGATCCGGTGACTGGGCGTAAACTCTCCCCCATCTCGGCGGCAACGGCAAAATCCATCGCCTTGCGCGCATGGACCGGGCCGCGCACGACCATCGAGGCCGCACGGATCGTCGATGACCCCATCGGAACCGAGTTTCGCGGCCCTTTTCCGGCCTGGCAGGTCACCTATGCTGACGAGGCTTCGACGCGCATCTACATCGATGCCGCCAGCAGCACGCTCGGGGCGGCGCGCAGCGATACATGGCGCCTGTTCGATTTCATCTGGGGCCTCCACATCATGGACTGGACCGAGCGCGACCGCATCAACAGTTGGTGGCTGCTGCTGTTCGGCATTGGCGGCACGATCATAGCCCTGTCGGGTTTCGTCCTGCTGGCGAACCGGATGCCGAGGCTGCGCCGCCGCGCAAAGAAGAGCAAGCTCGCCTGA
- a CDS encoding YybH family protein: MTKTLTRIAATALVATLIPLPAFAQQMDHSSHANHQMHAMDPSADDVAGAEETLKAYRTALEARDAQAMRALFAEDSAIFENGKAEGSFANYMEHHLGSELDAIVSFTFTDPTLTVTRMGHMAHAYETYGYRIELSDGRVIERDGVATSVLAHDADGWRIVQYHSSSRAPRN; encoded by the coding sequence ATGACCAAGACTTTGACACGCATCGCGGCGACTGCGCTTGTTGCCACGCTGATACCGCTGCCAGCCTTCGCGCAGCAGATGGACCACTCTTCCCATGCGAACCATCAGATGCACGCGATGGACCCTTCGGCGGACGATGTTGCGGGCGCTGAAGAAACCCTCAAGGCCTATCGCACCGCTCTTGAAGCGCGCGACGCGCAGGCAATGCGCGCGCTCTTCGCCGAGGACTCGGCGATCTTCGAGAATGGCAAGGCCGAAGGAAGCTTTGCCAATTACATGGAGCACCATTTGGGCTCCGAGCTCGACGCGATTGTGAGCTTCACCTTTACCGACCCCACGCTGACCGTCACCCGGATGGGGCACATGGCCCATGCCTATGAGACGTATGGCTATCGCATCGAACTTAGCGATGGCCGGGTGATCGAGCGCGACGGCGTGGCGACATCGGTGCTTGCTCACGATGCGGACGGGTGGAGAATCGTCCAGTACCATTCCTCGTCGCGCGCGCCGCGCAACTGA
- a CDS encoding copper resistance protein B: protein MKIRIVSLLASVAAGSVLASPAAAQHAGHSPAEPQQSAEAQADAKTKCEEEAERHRAMGHPVADGACEPAAQPEAAMDRSQMDHSTMDHGAMTAQDGHSGMTMPVDAARPQASPESHEGMDHGSMPQGKPAEGAMDHSQMNHGEMGQAEASSSMDHGQMDHSQMNHGETPSQDRQGMDHSAMQMGSDDDIPLLPPPPEAGSGPARAAVAIWGEEAMNEARRELVRETDGGMRFWFQGDRLEYRAREGKDGYLWDIQGYYGGDIDKFWFKSEGEGSFGEPIEGAEVQALWSRAIAPFFDFQAGVRQDLTGPERTHAVIGIQGIAPYQFEVDAAAFVSTKGDVTARFEGELDQRITQRLILQPRAEIALSAQDIPELGIGAGLDRIEAGLRLRYEFAREFAPYVGVSQEWRIGDSADFARAAGEDPSVTNYVVGVRFWF, encoded by the coding sequence ATGAAAATTCGTATTGTCAGCCTGCTCGCATCGGTCGCAGCCGGCTCAGTTCTCGCCTCCCCCGCGGCGGCGCAGCATGCCGGTCATTCGCCGGCGGAGCCGCAGCAAAGCGCCGAGGCGCAGGCTGACGCGAAGACGAAGTGCGAGGAAGAAGCCGAGCGCCATCGCGCGATGGGGCATCCGGTTGCAGATGGAGCATGCGAACCGGCTGCTCAACCTGAAGCGGCCATGGACCGCTCGCAGATGGATCACTCAACCATGGATCATGGTGCGATGACCGCTCAGGATGGCCATTCTGGCATGACAATGCCTGTGGACGCTGCCCGTCCACAGGCATCGCCCGAAAGTCATGAAGGAATGGATCACGGCTCGATGCCGCAGGGCAAGCCCGCCGAAGGCGCGATGGATCATTCGCAGATGAATCACGGCGAGATGGGTCAGGCGGAGGCCAGTTCGTCGATGGACCATGGGCAGATGGATCACAGCCAGATGAACCATGGGGAGACGCCTTCGCAGGACAGGCAGGGCATGGACCATTCGGCGATGCAGATGGGCTCGGACGATGATATCCCGCTGCTGCCGCCTCCTCCAGAAGCAGGGAGCGGCCCAGCGCGCGCGGCGGTCGCCATCTGGGGCGAGGAAGCCATGAACGAAGCGCGCCGCGAGCTTGTCCGCGAGACCGACGGAGGAATGCGCTTCTGGTTTCAGGGCGACCGGCTCGAGTACCGCGCCCGCGAGGGGAAGGATGGATATCTGTGGGACATCCAGGGATATTATGGCGGCGACATCGACAAATTCTGGTTCAAGTCCGAGGGTGAGGGCAGCTTCGGCGAACCCATAGAAGGCGCCGAGGTCCAGGCGCTCTGGAGCCGCGCCATTGCGCCCTTCTTCGATTTCCAGGCGGGTGTTCGCCAGGACCTGACCGGTCCGGAACGCACGCACGCGGTTATCGGTATCCAAGGGATCGCGCCTTACCAGTTCGAGGTCGATGCCGCGGCCTTCGTCTCCACCAAGGGCGATGTGACGGCGCGTTTTGAGGGCGAACTTGATCAGCGCATCACGCAGCGGCTGATCCTTCAACCGCGTGCCGAAATCGCACTTTCCGCTCAGGATATTCCCGAACTCGGCATTGGCGCTGGCCTCGACCGGATCGAGGCAGGTCTGCGTCTTCGCTACGAGTTCGCACGCGAATTCGCGCCCTATGTCGGCGTTTCCCAGGAATGGCGCATCGGCGACAGCGCGGATTTTGCGCGGGCCGCCGGAGAGGATCCGAGCGTCACCAATTATGTCGTCGGTGTGCGATTCTGGTTCTGA
- a CDS encoding copper resistance system multicopper oxidase, with product MIAVNRRKFLGAGAGGMGLLGLAGAMPAWARGADILAGNARKGLDEISGPNIDLTVARSAFATGNRRGGAIAVNGTIPGPLLRLQEGTTVRLNVHNQLEEDTSIHWHGLLVPFQLDGVPGVSFPGVKPGETFTAEFPVRQSGTYWWHSHSGLQEQAGHYGAIVVDPAGPDPVQADREYIVVLSEFSEMSPHTIFDKLKKGEGYFNYNQNTWTDDYPLSGEDRRMWAKMRMMPTDILDVSSAAYTYLLNGHGPLDNLEYLFRPGERVRLRFINAGAMTFFNIRIPGLPMTIVQADGQNVEPVEVDEFQIGVAETYDVVVTPGAQQAYTLVAESMDRSGMGIATLASAPGARAAIPPLRDPPLLTMADMGMSGMDHGSSGDAGMSGMDHGSGGDMAGMDHGSSGQSEMAGMAGMSGMQMRDTSLLPPDVKVGPGLDMVSMNPVDRMGDPGIGLADVPHRTLDYRKLRALTPHREGRTPSRRMEIHLTGNMERYMWSFDGKKFSAVSDEPIRFAYNERVRVKLVNDTMMAHPIHLHGHFFELVNGAPADRQPLKHTVILQPGGSAQFDLTADEPGDWAFHCHLLYHMHAGMFQIVTVANPDGSEA from the coding sequence ATGATCGCCGTCAATCGACGCAAGTTTCTCGGAGCCGGAGCAGGAGGAATGGGTCTGCTCGGCCTTGCCGGGGCGATGCCTGCCTGGGCACGGGGCGCGGACATCCTCGCAGGTAACGCCCGCAAGGGGCTGGACGAGATATCCGGCCCCAATATCGACCTCACCGTTGCCCGATCGGCCTTCGCGACCGGCAACAGGCGCGGCGGCGCGATCGCCGTCAATGGCACGATCCCCGGTCCGCTGTTGCGATTGCAGGAAGGCACGACCGTCCGGCTCAATGTCCATAACCAGCTCGAGGAAGATACCTCGATCCACTGGCACGGTCTGCTCGTGCCGTTTCAGCTCGATGGAGTGCCTGGCGTGAGCTTTCCCGGCGTCAAACCGGGAGAGACCTTCACCGCCGAATTTCCGGTTCGCCAGTCGGGTACCTACTGGTGGCACTCGCATAGCGGCCTGCAGGAACAGGCCGGGCATTACGGCGCGATCGTGGTCGACCCCGCCGGACCCGATCCGGTCCAGGCCGACCGCGAATATATCGTGGTGCTGAGCGAATTCAGCGAAATGTCGCCCCACACGATTTTCGACAAGCTCAAGAAGGGCGAAGGCTACTTCAACTACAACCAGAACACCTGGACCGACGATTACCCGCTTTCGGGCGAGGATCGCCGGATGTGGGCGAAAATGCGCATGATGCCGACGGACATCCTCGACGTGTCGAGCGCGGCTTATACCTATCTTCTGAACGGCCATGGCCCGCTCGACAATCTGGAATACCTCTTCCGCCCGGGCGAACGCGTGCGGCTGCGCTTCATCAATGCCGGCGCCATGACCTTCTTCAATATTCGCATTCCCGGCCTGCCGATGACCATCGTTCAGGCGGACGGGCAGAACGTCGAGCCGGTGGAGGTCGACGAGTTCCAGATCGGTGTGGCCGAGACATACGACGTCGTCGTGACGCCGGGCGCGCAACAAGCCTACACGCTGGTCGCGGAGTCGATGGACCGCTCGGGCATGGGTATTGCCACACTCGCGAGCGCACCCGGCGCTCGCGCCGCCATTCCGCCGCTGCGCGATCCGCCGCTTCTGACCATGGCCGACATGGGCATGAGCGGCATGGACCACGGCTCGTCTGGCGATGCCGGCATGTCGGGCATGGACCACGGAAGTGGCGGCGACATGGCGGGGATGGATCATGGTTCGTCCGGCCAATCCGAGATGGCAGGCATGGCCGGCATGTCGGGGATGCAGATGCGCGACACGTCACTTCTGCCGCCCGATGTGAAGGTCGGGCCCGGTCTCGACATGGTCTCGATGAACCCGGTCGACCGCATGGGCGATCCCGGCATCGGTCTCGCCGATGTGCCGCATCGTACGCTCGACTATCGCAAGCTGCGCGCTCTGACTCCACACCGCGAGGGCCGCACGCCGTCCCGGCGAATGGAAATTCATCTGACCGGCAATATGGAGCGCTACATGTGGTCGTTCGACGGCAAGAAGTTCTCCGCCGTCTCAGACGAGCCGATCCGTTTCGCCTATAACGAGCGCGTGCGCGTGAAGCTCGTCAACGACACGATGATGGCGCACCCCATTCACTTGCACGGTCATTTCTTCGAGCTGGTCAATGGCGCGCCGGCCGATCGTCAACCGCTCAAGCACACGGTAATCCTGCAGCCGGGTGGCAGCGCGCAGTTCGACCTGACGGCGGACGAGCCGGGCGACTGGGCCTTCCACTGTCACCTTCTCTACCACATGCATGCCGGGATGTTTCAGATCGTCACGGTCGCCAATCCCGACGGGAGCGAAGCATGA
- a CDS encoding RNA polymerase sigma factor codes for MSGAGDNPDEALVSQARAGNKRAFSQLVEHETGRLLALGTRMLSSPSQAEDVVQDSLASVWLTRHRLDPDKPIGPYLTTVVLNRCRDRLRRRKVAGFFGLSGDDELHSIADDLPGPEALAVSREELNLVQAEIARMPVRLREALVLVTIEGRSQAEAADLLGTTEKAIETRVYRARNRLKERFEKL; via the coding sequence ATGTCGGGGGCGGGCGACAATCCGGATGAGGCCCTTGTTTCGCAGGCGAGGGCTGGAAACAAGCGGGCTTTCAGCCAACTCGTCGAGCATGAAACTGGTCGGCTTCTCGCGCTCGGGACACGCATGCTTTCCTCTCCTTCTCAGGCCGAGGACGTTGTTCAGGACAGCCTCGCTTCGGTGTGGCTGACGCGCCATCGGCTTGATCCGGACAAGCCGATCGGACCCTATCTGACAACCGTCGTCCTCAACCGCTGCCGGGACCGTTTGCGCAGGCGCAAGGTCGCGGGCTTTTTCGGACTGTCGGGTGATGACGAACTCCATTCCATCGCCGACGATTTGCCGGGTCCTGAAGCGTTGGCCGTTTCCAGGGAAGAGCTCAATCTCGTTCAGGCCGAGATCGCGCGAATGCCTGTAAGGCTGCGCGAAGCGCTTGTGCTCGTGACCATCGAGGGGCGTAGCCAGGCCGAGGCGGCCGATCTTCTCGGAACGACCGAAAAGGCGATCGAAACCCGCGTATATCGCGCGCGCAACAGGCTGAAGGAGCGCTTCGAAAAACTTTGA